TCTTGAGTGATAGTCGGTTAATAAATTGCTTTCATGGTACGCCTCGTCTATTTTTTCGAATTTGTCTTTCTCAGACTCATTGCGGTAAGCTTGCAAGCCAAATCCTTCTTTGTTTTTAAAGGCTTTCAAAGCATTTTGCAATGCGATGACTTTTCCGCCTTTTGAAATCCAAGCTCTAAGTTTAGCCAATTCTTTTTCACCAAGAAGATCGCTGTAAGAACCATTAGGAAGAATCAATACGTCATAAGCATCCAAGTTGATACTGGAGAAATAGTTTTTACGAATGATATTGATAGGGTATTCTATTTCTCTTTCGAAATAATACCAAACTTCGCCAAATCTATAAGGAACGACATTTTCACCTCCTAGCAAGGCTATTTGAGGCTTGTCGATAATCTTTACAGATTCCGACCCAAAGTCTTTTCCACTCAAGACCATTCCTGAATATACTGGGTGAATGTATCTTTGGGTTGAATTTGCGATTTCAATGATCTTTTCTTTAAAGCTTCCCAAGTTTCGGTTTGATTCTCTTGTGATGATTAAGGATCCCGCGTCATAAGTAGCTCCTCCAGTTGTGAATTTTTCTGTTGCAAACCTGACATGCACGTCTTCTTTTAGCAAAGCCGCGAGAAATCTAACATCCTTGACATCTTTCCACTTAGAGACGAAAGCGTAAGGAGTGCTGTCCGGCACAGGATTCTTTCTGAAGGTTTCGGTATGAATGACAGAACTTCCATATACGTCTACAGATGTAGCGACTACATCCAAGTCAAACATGTATGGTACTGACCAAGCTGTAACATCATAAGTCAGAGAATCTTCCAGTTTTGATGAAGGTTCAAATATTACGTCAATCAAGCTTCCTTTGGCTTGGTTGGCATTAATGATGATGTCATGTGCTTGCAAGTTGTAAGTAACATCTTTTTGCTCGCTGAAGCTGTAGCCTCTCACGCCTCTTTTTACTAATGGCTTGCCGTATACAATGCCTTGATTCGCTAAGAATCTTTTAAGCGTATTCATTCTATCAACATCATTAGTCTCTTTTATAATGTATGTTTTATATTGAGCTTTTGAGTTTGACTTGCTTTGTTGATAGTATTTTTTGAATTCGCTAGCTAATTGACTGGCATGCAATGAGCTGATTTCAACAGTTGCAAGTCCGGTAGTCAAGTGGTGATCGATTCTTTGCTTAAGAGTTAGTGTGTCCCCATCGCTGGTTTCGACTTTTACTCCTGATTGAGTATGTCCGGCTTGCTCGTAAGTCATGCCTATCGCTCCATTGAATATTGGATATGTATCCCCATAGCTAGGGTAGAACAAATCAAACGATTCTTTAGTAAAATACAACCAACCGTTTTGATCGAAATATTTGGCATTGTTCTGCCCTACTACATATTGGAAATCGCTTTGCCAGTTCGTAATGTTTTCATGGAAAGGCTTTGCCCCTGGAGCGAAGTAATAATGGTCATCGATAAATTGTTCGTGAAAATCCACATGCACTTGAGGCAGCCATTGGTTATATGCTTTCATTCTTGAAGCGCTCTCGATTTGAGTTTGCCATAGCCAATCCCTATTCAGGTCAAAAAGGTAGTGATTCGTTCTGCCTGCCGGCCAAGGCTCATGATGTTCCGCTGCGTCTACATTTGGATTGGCAGGGAAGTTCATGTTTTGGCTGAACCAACTTACATATCTTTCTCTTCCATCAGGGTTAAGACAAGGATCCATGATCACCAAGGCATTGTCGTACCATCTTGGATTTTCATCTGTTCTTGCTTTGTAGAATAAATTCACAAGTTCGTAAAGCGTCTGCATAGACGTCTCTGATGAACTTGCTTCATTTCCATGAACATTGTAGCTAAGCCACACAATGATGGTAGAGTCCGATGGATTTTCGGGAGACCCATTCAAGACACCAGCTTTTTTTAAGTTGTCTTCTCTGATAGTCTCAAGTCGGTTGATATTATCCGAAGCTCCGATAAAAGTGAGCAATAGTGGCCTTTTTTCATATGTTTTGCCATATTCCTTAAGTTTAACATATTGACCAGAGTGCCCGGCTACGTATTCAAAATACTGCACGATTTTGTGATGTGGAGTGTATTGATCACCAAGTTCGTAGCCTAAAAATTCCGAAGGGCTTTTTAATTTCTGCTGAGCCAAGGAAGTTTGGGCCCATACTGCGAAGATCAAAAGCCATAGAAGCTTAATTTTGCGCATTTTTTATGAGTTATTCTACTTTACAAAATCATTAGTGTCCTAAAGTTACTGAAAACAAGCTTCTACGGAAAGATTTATTATAATTTGTAAAAATAATACCCCATTATTGTGTCCATTGAAATCTCTAAATTATTATTTAGCCAGCAATTCCTTAGCGCTTTCGTAAGCTGATATGGAAGGATGAGCACCTCCAATCATTTGAGCGATCTCTTGCACTCTTTCTTCATGGTTTAGCGCTTTCATTTTACTTATAGTGCGTTCGCTAGAGTGATCTTTGTAGACAAAATAATGCTTTTGGCCTTTAGACGCTATTTGTGGCAAGTGAGTGATGACAAGCAACTGGTGCTCTGTAGAAGCCATTTCCTCCATCATTTTGACCATTTTCAAAGCGATTTCGCCTGAAATTCCAGTGTCAATTTCATCAAAAACTATGGTTGGCAAAGCGGTTTTGTCCGCAAGTATGTATTTGACGGCAAACATAAGCCTGGAAAATTCTCCGCCTGAGGCAACATTCTTCAATTCTTGAGGCGTCACACCCTTATTGGCGCTGAAGAGCAAGTTTATTTCGTCTATCCCATTAGTATTGGGCTCTACCTTTTTGTGATCGATGACAAGTCGGGAGTTTTCCATTCCCAAATCCACGAGTATGGAAACCAATCCATTGCTTAGTTTTTTAAACGTTTTGGTTCTGGATTCACTTAGCTTCTCCCCTTTCAGCATTAATTGTTCATATGCTTGGGTTCTTTCTTTTTCGGCTAATTCGATATCTTCATCCAAGTTTTCTATGCGAAGGATTTTGTCCGATAGCTCTTCGTGAATTGCAATAAGTTCTTCTTCGCTGTCGACTTGATGCTTTTGTTGTAGGTGGTATATTTTTCCCAGCCTTTCTTGAACAAATAGAGCTCTTTGAGGGTCGAACTCCACACTTGAAGATTCCGAATCGATTTCATTGGCCAAGTCCTTGAGTTCAATCATACAGCTTTCCATTCTCTCCGATAATGACTTGTAGATGTCTGCATATTCGCTGATAGAAGCCAAAGCATTTTTTAATTCATGCAGTTGGTCAAGGATCGTTTGTTCGCCATCTTGAAGAGCGTAGTTAGCCATGGATAGCTTGGATTTGATTTCTTCAGCATGACTCATGACTTCATTTTCCTGCTCAAGCTCGGATAACTCCCCTTGTTGCAAAGAAAGTTCTTCAAATTCATTGAACAGGAAAAGGTTGTAATCATGCTCTTTTTTCAATTCGGATGCTTGTTTGCGAATTGAATTGAAAGCCCTTTCTTTTGCTTTGTACAAAGAGTATGCTTTAGCGAAGCTAGATTTGATTCTGCTGTTTTGCGCGAAAGCATCGATGACTTCCAACTGATAGTCTTGAGAACCCAACAATAGCGTGTCGTGTTGAGAGTGAACATCAATAAGTCTTGTTGACAAGGCTTTTAGCGTTTCCAAGTTGACAGGCGTATCATTGATAAATGCTCTGGACTTGCCGGATGGATAGATCTCTCTGCGTATAAAAGCTTGGTTGGAATACTCGATATCTTTTTGATCAAAATAGGTTTTGAGCGAATAGTTTGAAATATCAAATGTTCCCTCAATCACGCATTTCGTAGAGCTGTCATATAATACTTTCGTATCGGCTCTTTTGCCCAACAATAAGCCCAAAGCACCCATCATGATGGACTTTCCTGCTCCTGTTTCACCAGTAATTATATTCAGATGTCGTGAAGGCTCAATCTCCAAGTGCTGAATCAATGCGTAGTTTTTGATCAAAAGGTTCGTGATCATGGCTTCTAATTAGTAAGACTAAAATTGTTGGACTATTATTTTTAGTAAATATACATTAAAATTATCCATAAAAAAAAGGCCAAAATGAGGCCTTTTCAAATATTATTAGCAATACTGCTTATTTTCAGTGATTTATTTTAGCAATTCTAAATTTTGTGAACATGCTATTTGATGATCTTGGCATATTTATCCGATTCTGTAGGGTTGACAGAGACAAGGATTTCATATGCTTGTTTTCTTACAGTCATATCTCCTTCAGCAAACAGATTAGACAGTTCATCAGCTTTTGCATAGAAGAAGTTTCTAATCAAAGGAGAACTTGGCTTGTAAGTATTCATTTGCTTGATTTGGGACAAGAACTCCAATACTTTCTCTCTTGATTGGTCTGGGTCTTGAGTCATCATGTCCAAGCCATGTCTATGATAGTTGTAAAACCCAGGTCTGAATTCCTCCATTTGACCATTGAATAAATCATCAATGATAAAATACCTGCTGTTCGGATTTCCAAATGCTTGCCAGCCGGGATAACCTGAAGATTGGGCCGCATTAGCTATTTCTCTGGCTTCGTCAAGTTGCTCTTGACCTCCTTTGGATGCGAATGAATCTTCATGCATTCCTATTATAATTAGCGCGTAATAGCTTAACAAGGAGGTTAGATTGTTCGTGAAGCTGTTTTGTACATATTCCAAAGGTTGCCCCTGAGTGTATTCAAATACCCATTCTTTATCGGCGAAAACCAATAGAGACATTGTTTCATAATTGGTGTCATAAACCGGGCGCACAGCAGTAATTGTAGCCGTGCCTTTGAAAGAAGTGCTGGAAGGCATTTCTTCGATATTCAGAGCTATGGAACACTTTATCCTTTCGCTATTCTGAAATTTTAAAGATGTCCATTCCCTGTCATTGATAAATTGCTCCAGATTTTTTTGCATGTCAGTGAATATTCTTTTGTCAGTAGACTGTACTTGCTGAGTATTGACAATTACCGCGCAATCCAGTTCTTGAGCAAAAGTGGACTTGGCGAAGAAAATGCTTAGCAATGCAATCAGTGAAAAGAATTTCTTAGTCATGGCTGTAGTTTATGATGGTGTTGACAATATCTTTTGCCACTTCGCTTTTTGATTTGAGATCAAATTTTAACGCCTCATTTGTTTTCGACAAGATTGTAACCTTATTGGTGTCATGTCCAAAACCAGCTCCCTTGTCTTTGAGAGAGTTGAGAACAATCATATCAAGATTTTTTCTATCAAGTTTGCCTTTGGCATTCTCGATCTCATTGTCGGTTTCAAGAGCGAAGCCTACCATAAATTGGTGATTTTTTTTCAATTCACCAAGTTTTGCGGCGATATCTACTGTCTTGACGCAAGTGATATCAAATTCGTCGGTTTTTTTCTTAATCTTTTTGTCAGCGACAATTTTCGGGGTATAATCAGCTACAGCAGCGGAAAGCACTGTGATATCAGAACTTTCAAAAGTTGCTTTTGATGCTTGATACATTTCCTCTGCAGATTTTACAGGGATTATCTTCAAGTTTGGGTGTTCAAGCTTGCAATGCGTTGGTCCTGAAACTAGCGTTACTTCAGCTCCTTGGTCAAGCATTTGTTCGGCAATGGCATATCCCATTTTCCCTGTGGAATGGTTGCCGATAAACCTAACAGGATCGATTGCTTCATGCGTTGGTCCTGCCGTTATCAAGATTCTTTTGCCAGATAGCTTTTGTTCAGCGTTGAAGTGAACTTCCAAAGCTTCGACAATATGCTCGGGCTCAGCCATTCTCCCCTGTCCTATTAAGCCACTGGCTAATTCACCTGATTCGGCATTGATAATTCTATTGCCGTATTTTTCCAAAGTTTGGAGGTTGGAAAGCGTGCTGGGGTGCATATACATATCCAAATCCATAGCAGGCGCTAGATATACTGGGCATCTTGCGGACAAGTAAGTAGCAACTAAAAGGTTGTCGCAATGGCCTGTAGCGAATTGGGAAATGGTTTTTGCGGTGGCAGGAGCTATTAATATCAAGTCAGCCCATAAGCCTAGTTCAACGTGCGAATCCCATTCTCCGCTAGTGTTTTTGAAAAAATCGGAATGTACGGGATGTTTGGATAAAGTGGAAAGTGTGAGGGGTGTGATAAAAGCTTTGGCCGATTCAGTCATGATGATTTTGACATCCGCACCAGCCTTTACTAATAATCTAGTAAGCATAGCGGCTTTGTATGCCGCTATGCTTCCACATACTCCCAAAATGATTTTTTTACCTTGGAGCATGGCAAAATTCTTTTAGATGATTTCTTCGTTTCTGCTTCTGTAGTTCAATTTGTTGTCTAAGAACTCGTCGATAGCCACGTTAGTAGGCTTAGGCATTCTTTCGTAGAAGCGAGAGATTTCGATTTGTTCTCTATTTTCGAAAATTTCTTCCAAGTTGTCAACGCTTGACGCGAACTCGGCAAGCTTGCCGTTCAACTCTTCTTTCATCATAGTAGACAATTGACGAGCTCTTGATCCCATCACGATAAGCGATTGGTAGATATTGCCTGTTTCAGACACTAGCTCATCAAAGTTTCTTGTTTCTAATGATGCTTTTGAAGCCATAGTATTTATGATTATATGAATGATTCTTTTATTCTGATTCTTTTTCTTCTGTTTCAGGAGTTGATTCTTCCTGAGATTGCTCTTGCTCGGCTTTTTCTTCCGCCTCTTTCTTCAACTTCTCTTGCTTGGCCTTGTATTCGTTGATTTTAACTTGTTGTTCATTTACTTCCTCAAGCTCAACCAATATCATTCCATACAAGTTTTCAGCTTCTTTCAAATATTTGCTTTCAGGATATTTGTCGATGAAGTTCTCGTAAAATTTCACAGCTTCGTCCAATCTTTCCTTTTTCTTAGCGAAGAAACTTTCTGTCGCATAGTTGTAAGCTGATTTAAGCTTGTAAAAAGAAAGTTCTTCGTTGTATTTCGAGTCAGGGAAGCCTTTATGGAAATGGTCTACAGCTGCCATTGAGGCTTTGTACCTGTCAAGCTTGTAATATTGCTTTGCCACTTCATAGTATTTCTTCTCCAATTTTTTCTGAAGCTCTGAAATGATCTTGCTAGCCTCTTCCTTTTTTTCGCTTTGAGGGAATTTGTTGATAAATGACTGCATAACAACAATAGCTTCTTCAGTGCTCGATTGATCCAAAGAGTGTCTTGGAGATTCCAAGTATTTGGAATAAGCATACATGTAAAGAGCTTCCTCCGCTAAAGGGCTTCGCGTATAAGTTTCGTAAAATCTATTGAAATAATGTCCCGCTAGAGTGTATTGCTTTTGGTAGTAATAAGCATAGGCAAGCTTGAATAAAACTTGTTCTGATTCCTCCGCTCCTCTTAATACTGGAAGAATTTCTTCGAGCAATGTAGCCGCTTTGTAGTACTTTTCATTGTCGTAGTATTCCAGCGCTCCGGCAAGTTTTTCTTGGATGTCGCTGCTTTTTTGCAATTGCCTGAATTTACTCGCGCAACCCGAGAAAAAAGCCATTGCTATAAGCCAGATAAATAATATCGATATTTTACTTAGTCTATGCATAAGTTCGCAAATATATGATGCTAGTAGTTAATATTCAATTTGTTAGTAGCCTTTTTGAAAAAATATGGAAAACTCACTCTCTCAAAACGCTTTTTCGGGTAGGCCGCATATCTCCTAGCCATTGAAAGCCTTTCAGTCTTGAGCTTTGTTCATCAATCTCGTGGGGAGGAATGAATCGCGCTTCGGGTTTAGTATAGAATATTACTTCGGCGGGTTGTCCTCCGCTGAAATACATTGTCGTCGAACTGCAGATAATTCTGTTGATACCGAGGAATCCTTTTCTTTCATCCATGGCATAATAAAGGTTTTCGCTATTGCCAATGACATCCATTTTGCTGAGTTCCTGACCCGAAAAATAGCTGAAAATATCCCGTCCTCGAAGTTGATTGAACTGGCCTAAGCTATCTTCCAATATCATAAAAGCATTTTTGTACAAATCCATTTGTTTTAATCCCGCTGAAGATATTAAGATGCTGATGGTGTCTGCAGTAGCTTGGTTGTTGTCATTCCAAAGCACAGGATCAGTGTACATGTATATCGTCGAATCTGTAACATGGTAGCTTATCGAGTCGGCAAGTCCCTGAAGATTGGATTTGAAAATTTGAACGCTATCATATGCTAATAAAAATCTTTCGCCAGTGACTTGATCTTCAATGGAAACAAGGGTATCCGCTTTCAAATAAAAGGTGTCGGCTTCCATGATTTTTTTCATCAGTGGATTTCCATAAATCTTGGTTATGCCTTCCTGTTTATTCATTTTAGCCTCAGTGCCCGTGATTATGAGTTGCTCTTCAAAGTTTTCCAAAAAGACATTGTTTTTGGCAGTGTAAAGGCCTGTCGTTTGATTGAATGTCAGAGTGTCTCCTTTCAGCATGTATTCTTCTGATTCGATAGTTCCTGAAGGCAAGACTGTGTTTTCATTCGACAAATTGTAAATTGCGCCTATAGGAGAGTCAATGATATATCCTTCCGGAGTGATCGACTCTGTTTCGCCAAATGTTTCAGCTATTTTCGTGTTTGTATTATAGACTAGCGAATCAGTTCTGAGATTGTATTCAGGACTTTTCATACGAACGCTGTCCCAGAAATTCATGTTTTTAGTTGCTGTGTTGTAGATGCCTTCTTCACTGATAAGCTCATTGGCTCCATCGATGATTCGTCCACCACCCCAGTATCTCGCGGATCTGGTTTCTACATAGTAATTAAGCGTGTCAGTATACAGTTTTGTGGTTTTGTCCGTATAGATAACATCTTCCCTCATTCTAGCGAGCCTCTCGCGAGTATCGTAGATTAGTTTTTTTGAAATAATTGTGATGGAATCTCCTTCATGAACGCGTACATTTCCATAGCATTCCATTCTCCCCGCTTTTCTGAAAAAAAACGCGCTATCGCAATAGATTTTTGAATCTCTTTTTTTGAAATCAAATTCTACATTGTGGATTAATTTTTCAAAGCGTTCGCCATCACGTGTTCCACCTCTGAGCGAGTCCGACTTGTAATTTACTTTTTCTTTCTTTTGGGCAATTGCGTTGTTAATGTTTAGGAAGTTAATCGCAAAAGACAAGAAGAACAAAGCTCCAAATATTTGTTTTATCATTGATTAATAAAAATTCGTTTTTTGATACTAAGCTATAAATAACGAGATTAGCATATTAATTACCCAAATTTACGAAAAAAACTTTGGCAAAAATATGTTAAAAGAATTTCAAGCATTTATCAAGCAGGAAAACCTGGTAGTGGAAGAAGGAAAAGTGCTTTTGGCTGTAAGCGGAGGAATGGATTCAGTAGTGATGCTTGATCTTTTCGCAAAGTCGGGATATTCCTTTGGTATCGCTCATTGCAATTTTGGATTGAGAGGTGAAGAATCGGATGCCGATGAGCTATTTGTGCAGAAATTGGCAAAGAAATATAAAGCCAAAGTTTATGTCAATCATTTTGATACAGAAGCATACGCTGAAGAGGAGAAAATATCTATCGAAATGGCGGCGAGAAGCTTAAGGTATGAGTGGTTTGAAAGCTTGCTTGATAGCGAGGGGTATGATTGCCTTGCTACCGCTCATCATAACAATGATACTTTAGAAACCATCTTGTTTAATTTGGCCAAAGGCACTGGTATAGCTGGGCTTCATGGTATCAAAACAAAAGCAGGCAGAACTATAAGGCCTATGATGTTCACAGATAGAGAGAGCATCATGGACTATACGGCTGAGAAGCAGTTGATATGGAGAGAAGATAGTTCCAATCAGGACAACAAATACAGACGTAATTTAATTAGAAACGAGATTGTCCCTGTATTGAAAGAAATAAACCCCGATCTTGAGAATACTATTCAGAATACTGTCAAGAGGGTAAGCGCGGTAGAGAATATTTACATGGCTTATGTGAATGATTTGAAAGAGAAGACGTTTAAAACTGTTGACGGGCATATATTCATAGATAAAAATCTTATTGAGCAAGAAAGCGAAAGCATAGTGCTTTTGAATGAGTTGTTGAAGCCGTATGGTTTCAATCTGTCTCAAGCGGAGGAAATATTGTCGTCAAGAGATTCCAATGCTAGCGGTAAGGTTTTTCATTCTCCAACTTATACATTGAATCTGGATAGAGATCAATATGTATTGTCCAGAAAAAATTTGAGCCAGTTTCAAGATATCTATGTAGAAGAGGATGATTCTGTGGTTGAATTTGCTGAATCAAAGCTAGTTCTTGAAAAGAAGAAGGCTGAGGGTTATAAAATAAAAACGAATCCAAAGTTGGGAGCGTTTGATTATGATAAGTTGAAGTTTCCTTTGAAGTTAAGAAAGTGGAAAGCTGGTGATTGGTTCGTGCCGTTGGGCATGAATAAGAAAAAGAAGCTTAGCGATTTTATGATCGATCAAAAAATTCCTCTAAATTTAAAGAAGGATATTTTTGTGTTGACAAGCGGTAATTCCATAGTTTGGATTGTGGGACAAAGAGTCGATAATAGATTTAAGATCACGGAATCGACAGAAAATGTTTTAGAATTCAAATTTGAAAAACAATAAGCAAAATATTGTTGTCTACGATGGTTTGCGAATGTTTGTAATAGAAATTGAGAGAAAGTTCATTATCTCGGTTTTTTGTGTTAATTAGATTAATTTTTAAAGCAATGCTAAAGCCTTTCAGACTCCAAAAAAAATATACTGATAAAGAACTTGCCTCGCTAAAGTTCTTGAGCAAGGTAAGTTTATTCAATTCCTTGACTTATAAGGAGATGGAAGCATTTCTTCCTTTTTTGTATTCGAGAGATTATATTGAAAATGAAGCGATTTTTTTCAGAAACGACCCAAGCAATGGCTTGTATATAGTAAAAGAGGGAGAAGTGAGTTTGAGCTATGAAATAGGCGGAGAGCTTGAAGAGGTTCAGACGGTTTCGTCTCATAAAGCTTTTGGCGACAATGCATTGTTGGGTAAAGCAAAGCGCATCTATAATGCTGTTGTGA
The Aureibacter tunicatorum DNA segment above includes these coding regions:
- a CDS encoding M14 family metallopeptidase codes for the protein MRKIKLLWLLIFAVWAQTSLAQQKLKSPSEFLGYELGDQYTPHHKIVQYFEYVAGHSGQYVKLKEYGKTYEKRPLLLTFIGASDNINRLETIREDNLKKAGVLNGSPENPSDSTIIVWLSYNVHGNEASSSETSMQTLYELVNLFYKARTDENPRWYDNALVIMDPCLNPDGRERYVSWFSQNMNFPANPNVDAAEHHEPWPAGRTNHYLFDLNRDWLWQTQIESASRMKAYNQWLPQVHVDFHEQFIDDHYYFAPGAKPFHENITNWQSDFQYVVGQNNAKYFDQNGWLYFTKESFDLFYPSYGDTYPIFNGAIGMTYEQAGHTQSGVKVETSDGDTLTLKQRIDHHLTTGLATVEISSLHASQLASEFKKYYQQSKSNSKAQYKTYIIKETNDVDRMNTLKRFLANQGIVYGKPLVKRGVRGYSFSEQKDVTYNLQAHDIIINANQAKGSLIDVIFEPSSKLEDSLTYDVTAWSVPYMFDLDVVATSVDVYGSSVIHTETFRKNPVPDSTPYAFVSKWKDVKDVRFLAALLKEDVHVRFATEKFTTGGATYDAGSLIITRESNRNLGSFKEKIIEIANSTQRYIHPVYSGMVLSGKDFGSESVKIIDKPQIALLGGENVVPYRFGEVWYYFEREIEYPINIIRKNYFSSINLDAYDVLILPNGSYSDLLGEKELAKLRAWISKGGKVIALQNALKAFKNKEGFGLQAYRNESEKDKFEKIDEAYHESNLLTDYHSRNRRAISQDISGAIFNARLDNTHPLGFGYDKHYYTMKTSSSRYAYLNNGWNVATIKGLDSRLAGFVGYEAAKQIEESLIFGVENIGKGQIIYMVDDPLFRASWHSGNLIFGNALFLTGQ
- the recN gene encoding DNA repair protein RecN — translated: MITNLLIKNYALIQHLEIEPSRHLNIITGETGAGKSIMMGALGLLLGKRADTKVLYDSSTKCVIEGTFDISNYSLKTYFDQKDIEYSNQAFIRREIYPSGKSRAFINDTPVNLETLKALSTRLIDVHSQHDTLLLGSQDYQLEVIDAFAQNSRIKSSFAKAYSLYKAKERAFNSIRKQASELKKEHDYNLFLFNEFEELSLQQGELSELEQENEVMSHAEEIKSKLSMANYALQDGEQTILDQLHELKNALASISEYADIYKSLSERMESCMIELKDLANEIDSESSSVEFDPQRALFVQERLGKIYHLQQKHQVDSEEELIAIHEELSDKILRIENLDEDIELAEKERTQAYEQLMLKGEKLSESRTKTFKKLSNGLVSILVDLGMENSRLVIDHKKVEPNTNGIDEINLLFSANKGVTPQELKNVASGGEFSRLMFAVKYILADKTALPTIVFDEIDTGISGEIALKMVKMMEEMASTEHQLLVITHLPQIASKGQKHYFVYKDHSSERTISKMKALNHEERVQEIAQMIGGAHPSISAYESAKELLAK
- a CDS encoding DUF4835 family protein — protein: MTKKFFSLIALLSIFFAKSTFAQELDCAVIVNTQQVQSTDKRIFTDMQKNLEQFINDREWTSLKFQNSERIKCSIALNIEEMPSSTSFKGTATITAVRPVYDTNYETMSLLVFADKEWVFEYTQGQPLEYVQNSFTNNLTSLLSYYALIIIGMHEDSFASKGGQEQLDEAREIANAAQSSGYPGWQAFGNPNSRYFIIDDLFNGQMEEFRPGFYNYHRHGLDMMTQDPDQSREKVLEFLSQIKQMNTYKPSSPLIRNFFYAKADELSNLFAEGDMTVRKQAYEILVSVNPTESDKYAKIIK
- the coaBC gene encoding bifunctional phosphopantothenoylcysteine decarboxylase/phosphopantothenate--cysteine ligase CoaBC: MLQGKKIILGVCGSIAAYKAAMLTRLLVKAGADVKIIMTESAKAFITPLTLSTLSKHPVHSDFFKNTSGEWDSHVELGLWADLILIAPATAKTISQFATGHCDNLLVATYLSARCPVYLAPAMDLDMYMHPSTLSNLQTLEKYGNRIINAESGELASGLIGQGRMAEPEHIVEALEVHFNAEQKLSGKRILITAGPTHEAIDPVRFIGNHSTGKMGYAIAEQMLDQGAEVTLVSGPTHCKLEHPNLKIIPVKSAEEMYQASKATFESSDITVLSAAVADYTPKIVADKKIKKKTDEFDITCVKTVDIAAKLGELKKNHQFMVGFALETDNEIENAKGKLDRKNLDMIVLNSLKDKGAGFGHDTNKVTILSKTNEALKFDLKSKSEVAKDIVNTIINYSHD
- a CDS encoding DNA-directed RNA polymerase subunit omega; its protein translation is MASKASLETRNFDELVSETGNIYQSLIVMGSRARQLSTMMKEELNGKLAEFASSVDNLEEIFENREQIEISRFYERMPKPTNVAIDEFLDNKLNYRSRNEEII
- a CDS encoding outer membrane protein assembly factor BamD, giving the protein MHRLSKISILFIWLIAMAFFSGCASKFRQLQKSSDIQEKLAGALEYYDNEKYYKAATLLEEILPVLRGAEESEQVLFKLAYAYYYQKQYTLAGHYFNRFYETYTRSPLAEEALYMYAYSKYLESPRHSLDQSSTEEAIVVMQSFINKFPQSEKKEEASKIISELQKKLEKKYYEVAKQYYKLDRYKASMAAVDHFHKGFPDSKYNEELSFYKLKSAYNYATESFFAKKKERLDEAVKFYENFIDKYPESKYLKEAENLYGMILVELEEVNEQQVKINEYKAKQEKLKKEAEEKAEQEQSQEESTPETEEKESE
- a CDS encoding OstA-like protein, with translation MIKQIFGALFFLSFAINFLNINNAIAQKKEKVNYKSDSLRGGTRDGERFEKLIHNVEFDFKKRDSKIYCDSAFFFRKAGRMECYGNVRVHEGDSITIISKKLIYDTRERLARMREDVIYTDKTTKLYTDTLNYYVETRSARYWGGGRIIDGANELISEEGIYNTATKNMNFWDSVRMKSPEYNLRTDSLVYNTNTKIAETFGETESITPEGYIIDSPIGAIYNLSNENTVLPSGTIESEEYMLKGDTLTFNQTTGLYTAKNNVFLENFEEQLIITGTEAKMNKQEGITKIYGNPLMKKIMEADTFYLKADTLVSIEDQVTGERFLLAYDSVQIFKSNLQGLADSISYHVTDSTIYMYTDPVLWNDNNQATADTISILISSAGLKQMDLYKNAFMILEDSLGQFNQLRGRDIFSYFSGQELSKMDVIGNSENLYYAMDERKGFLGINRIICSSTTMYFSGGQPAEVIFYTKPEARFIPPHEIDEQSSRLKGFQWLGDMRPTRKSVLRE
- the tilS gene encoding tRNA lysidine(34) synthetase TilS, with protein sequence MLKEFQAFIKQENLVVEEGKVLLAVSGGMDSVVMLDLFAKSGYSFGIAHCNFGLRGEESDADELFVQKLAKKYKAKVYVNHFDTEAYAEEEKISIEMAARSLRYEWFESLLDSEGYDCLATAHHNNDTLETILFNLAKGTGIAGLHGIKTKAGRTIRPMMFTDRESIMDYTAEKQLIWREDSSNQDNKYRRNLIRNEIVPVLKEINPDLENTIQNTVKRVSAVENIYMAYVNDLKEKTFKTVDGHIFIDKNLIEQESESIVLLNELLKPYGFNLSQAEEILSSRDSNASGKVFHSPTYTLNLDRDQYVLSRKNLSQFQDIYVEEDDSVVEFAESKLVLEKKKAEGYKIKTNPKLGAFDYDKLKFPLKLRKWKAGDWFVPLGMNKKKKLSDFMIDQKIPLNLKKDIFVLTSGNSIVWIVGQRVDNRFKITESTENVLEFKFEKQ
- a CDS encoding cyclic nucleotide-binding domain-containing protein, producing the protein MLKPFRLQKKYTDKELASLKFLSKVSLFNSLTYKEMEAFLPFLYSRDYIENEAIFFRNDPSNGLYIVKEGEVSLSYEIGGELEEVQTVSSHKAFGDNALLGKAKRIYNAVVKSKGGAVVIVIPKVNILRVFEKHPKIEAKMMKSLCSEYNDYTYKLFDAYKKTYGFFNLKEVYQGSEK